In the Hyphomonadaceae bacterium BL14 genome, one interval contains:
- a CDS encoding inositol monophosphatase — protein MGNVSALMQVMTGAVRKAGRKLVRDFNEVEHLQVSRKGPADFVTAADLKSEEILFAELSRGRPGYGFLMEERGAVDGTDRSHRWIVDPLDGTTNFTHAQPHFAISVALEREGELIAGVIYNPATDDLFHAEKGRGAYVNDRRLRVAERRHFQDCVIATGLPFFGKTGHARALKELHAIMPMCAGIRRYGAASLDLAWTAAGRFDGFWERGLKPWDIAAGIVMMREAGGFAGAIEETGDVLETGDIAAGNEYVLAELRERLKKVAG, from the coding sequence ATGGGAAATGTCTCCGCCCTGATGCAGGTGATGACCGGCGCGGTCCGCAAGGCCGGCCGCAAGCTGGTGCGCGACTTCAACGAGGTCGAGCATTTGCAGGTCTCGCGCAAGGGCCCGGCCGATTTCGTCACCGCCGCCGATCTCAAATCGGAAGAAATCCTGTTCGCCGAGCTGTCGCGCGGGCGTCCGGGCTATGGCTTCCTGATGGAGGAGCGCGGCGCGGTGGACGGCACCGACCGCTCCCACCGCTGGATTGTCGATCCGCTGGACGGCACCACGAACTTCACCCACGCCCAGCCCCATTTCGCCATCTCCGTGGCGCTGGAGCGCGAGGGCGAGCTGATCGCGGGCGTGATCTATAACCCGGCCACCGACGATCTGTTCCACGCCGAAAAGGGCCGCGGCGCCTATGTCAATGACCGCCGCCTGCGCGTCGCCGAGCGCCGCCATTTCCAGGACTGCGTCATCGCCACCGGCCTGCCCTTCTTCGGCAAGACCGGCCATGCCCGCGCCCTGAAGGAACTCCACGCCATCATGCCCATGTGCGCCGGCATCCGCCGCTATGGCGCCGCCTCGCTGGATCTGGCCTGGACCGCCGCGGGCCGCTTCGACGGCTTCTGGGAGCGCGGGCTGAAGCCCTGGGACATCGCAGCCGGTATCGTCATGATGCGCGAAGCGGGCGGCTTCGCCGGCGCTATCGAGGAAACCGGCGACGTGCTGGAAACCGGCGACATCGCCGCGGGCAATGAATACGTCCTGGCCGAGCTGCGCGAGCGCCTGAAGAAGGTGGCGGGGTAG
- the ffh gene encoding signal recognition particle protein, with product MFDTLTDRLSGVFDQLTGRGALSEKDVDAALREIRVALLEADVALPAVKDFMSRVRAEAVGERVIRAVAPGQQVIKIVHDELVVLLGGEGEPEGLSLGGEPPVAILMAGLQGSGKTTTTAKLALRLTSREKKKVLVASLDTRRPAAMEQLAQMAEKAGVACLPIVKGQSATEIAKRAMSAARLQGFDVVILDTAGRTSIDEEMMAEAARIADIARPRETLLVADALTGQDAVETARRFHERLPLTGLVLTRMDGDGRGGAALSMRWVTGLPIKFLGVSEKVDGLDAFDARRLAGRILGRGDIVSLVEKAAAEVDQDQAERLARKMAKGKFDLEDFRQQLAQLKKMGGLASIMGMMPGMNKAAKAQVAASGFDDKAISRQEAIILSMTPEERAKPDILKASRKRRIAKGAGVEVPEVNKLIKMHRQMADMMKKAGKGKGLPGMPGGGKMPPGMSGAGLDAAAADLLKGRAPSGAGGLPGLPGAGGPSQPPASGGFPGLPGLPGGKTKR from the coding sequence ATGTTCGACACGTTGACCGACCGCCTGTCCGGCGTCTTCGACCAGCTCACGGGGCGCGGCGCGCTCTCTGAGAAGGACGTGGACGCGGCCCTGCGCGAGATCCGTGTGGCGCTGCTGGAGGCCGATGTGGCCCTGCCGGCGGTGAAGGACTTCATGAGCCGGGTGCGCGCCGAGGCGGTGGGCGAGCGCGTCATCCGCGCTGTGGCCCCCGGCCAGCAGGTCATCAAGATCGTCCATGACGAGCTGGTGGTGCTGCTGGGCGGCGAGGGCGAGCCTGAGGGCCTGTCGCTGGGCGGCGAGCCGCCAGTGGCGATCCTGATGGCGGGCCTTCAGGGCTCCGGCAAGACCACCACCACGGCCAAGCTCGCTTTGCGCCTGACCAGCCGCGAGAAGAAAAAGGTTCTGGTCGCCTCGCTGGATACGCGCCGTCCGGCGGCGATGGAGCAGCTCGCCCAGATGGCCGAAAAAGCAGGCGTCGCCTGCCTGCCCATCGTCAAGGGACAGTCGGCCACCGAGATCGCCAAGCGCGCCATGAGCGCGGCGCGCCTGCAGGGCTTTGACGTGGTGATCCTGGACACGGCCGGGCGCACCTCCATCGATGAAGAGATGATGGCCGAGGCCGCGCGCATCGCCGACATCGCCCGCCCACGCGAGACGCTGCTGGTGGCCGACGCCCTGACCGGTCAGGACGCGGTGGAGACGGCGCGCCGCTTTCACGAGCGCCTGCCGCTGACGGGTCTCGTCCTGACGCGGATGGATGGCGACGGGCGCGGCGGCGCGGCCCTGTCCATGCGCTGGGTCACCGGCCTGCCGATCAAGTTTTTGGGCGTCTCGGAAAAGGTGGACGGGCTCGACGCGTTTGACGCGCGCCGTCTGGCCGGGCGGATTCTGGGGCGCGGCGACATCGTCTCGCTGGTGGAGAAAGCCGCCGCCGAGGTGGATCAGGACCAGGCCGAGCGCCTCGCGCGCAAAATGGCCAAGGGCAAGTTCGATCTGGAGGATTTCCGCCAGCAACTGGCCCAGCTCAAGAAAATGGGCGGGCTCGCCTCGATCATGGGCATGATGCCCGGCATGAACAAGGCAGCCAAGGCGCAGGTCGCGGCGTCTGGCTTTGACGACAAGGCGATCTCGCGCCAGGAGGCGATCATCCTGTCGATGACGCCCGAAGAGCGCGCCAAGCCGGACATCCTCAAGGCCAGCCGCAAGCGCCGCATCGCCAAGGGTGCCGGTGTGGAGGTGCCCGAGGTCAACAAGCTGATCAAGATGCACCGCCAGATGGCGGACATGATGAAGAAGGCCGGCAAGGGCAAAGGCCTGCCCGGCATGCCCGGCGGCGGCAAAATGCCCCCCGGCATGAGTGGCGCGGGTCTCGACGCCGCCGCCGCCGATCTTCTCAAGGGACGCGCGCCTTCGGGCGCGGGTGGACTGCCAGGCCTGCCGGGCGCTGGCGGACCGTCTCAGCCGCCGGCTTCCGGCGGTTTTCCGGGTCTGCCCGGCCTGCCCGGCGGCAAAACCAAACGCTGA
- the rimM gene encoding ribosome maturation factor RimM (Essential for efficient processing of 16S rRNA), producing MTKKTADPSPELIVIAALAGAHGVRGEAKIKAFGDPALVCSYGPFLDASGKPVLTPVKAKPGAGGFVIATLRETLTREQLMAMKGTLLHVPRAVLPPPEDDEYYHADLIGLQARDAGGQPLGRVRAVQDFGAGDVLEIAGPGGVVYAPFTREAVPHVDLAGGWLTLIVPETLDGDAP from the coding sequence ATGACAAAAAAGACCGCCGATCCGTCACCGGAGCTGATCGTCATTGCCGCCCTGGCCGGCGCCCACGGGGTGCGCGGCGAGGCGAAGATCAAGGCGTTCGGCGATCCGGCCCTGGTGTGCAGCTATGGTCCCTTCCTGGATGCGTCGGGCAAGCCTGTGCTCACGCCCGTGAAGGCCAAGCCGGGCGCGGGCGGTTTCGTGATCGCTACGTTGCGTGAAACCCTCACCCGCGAACAGCTCATGGCCATGAAGGGCACGCTGCTGCACGTGCCGCGCGCCGTGCTGCCGCCGCCGGAAGACGACGAGTATTACCACGCCGATCTGATCGGCCTGCAGGCCCGCGATGCCGGCGGCCAGCCCTTGGGCCGCGTGCGTGCGGTGCAGGATTTCGGCGCCGGCGACGTGCTGGAGATTGCCGGGCCGGGCGGCGTCGTCTACGCCCCCTTCACCCGCGAAGCCGTCCCCCACGTGGACCTGGCCGGCGGCTGGCTGACCTTGATCGTGCCCGAGACGCTGGACGGCGACGCGCCTTAG
- a CDS encoding amidohydrolase family protein: MRAWMTARAGLWAAVLAAPLVLTACGEGAGEGAGAGGEPGATEVNRWGQSEPADAVFTVLTSGTAIGALEVWREEAGYAIGYEFRNNGRGPTYQEAIGLDAAGHPVHWTVEGATTFGNQVDERFHRDETGARWRDSTGEGQAVPDGPALYVPQNASPWALGLAAQALMAAPERSLPALPGGMLRLDPVETLEVTHADGGVRAVSVWALSGTSLNPSWVLMDGEDFFGTVSPRFAVLAQGFEGEDARLRERAGNYESERYGAIQDRVARRYETPVRIANVRVFDPEALGLTDLVSVRVEGERIVAVEAPDARVTGETVIDGAGGTLVPGLFEMHAHLSETAAFLNVAAGVTSVRDMGNDNDSLDRLVADIEAGRVAGPRVFRSAFIEGRSPFNSNSGVLVDSVEDAVAAVHDYADRGGFHQIKIYNSMSPDWIPEVIAAAREREMRVSGHVPAFTNADAMIAAGYDEITHINQLMLGWVLEADEDTRTLLRLTALKRLPELDLDSAAVNATLDAMQARGVAIDPTLVIHESLLLSRNGVINPGAVDYIDHMPVSVQRSARSAWVEIASDADDAAYRGAFDQIIETLRRMRDRGIFLVPGTDTGGSFTYHRELELYQEIGMSPAEILAWAGHGMAEYLGAGDEVGRIAPGYLADFFLIPGDPTADLKAIKTIAMVAADGVIYFPADIYPEFGIRPFVDAPAVSVAQ; encoded by the coding sequence ATGCGGGCATGGATGACGGCGCGGGCGGGCTTGTGGGCAGCGGTTCTGGCGGCGCCGCTGGTGCTGACGGCGTGCGGCGAGGGCGCTGGCGAGGGTGCCGGCGCGGGCGGTGAGCCGGGCGCGACCGAGGTCAATCGCTGGGGCCAGAGCGAGCCGGCCGACGCGGTCTTTACCGTGCTGACCAGCGGCACAGCCATCGGCGCGCTGGAGGTCTGGCGCGAAGAGGCCGGCTATGCCATCGGCTATGAATTCCGCAATAACGGGCGCGGGCCGACCTATCAGGAAGCGATTGGCCTGGATGCCGCCGGTCATCCCGTCCACTGGACGGTGGAGGGCGCGACCACGTTCGGCAATCAGGTGGACGAGAGGTTCCACCGCGATGAGACCGGCGCGCGCTGGCGCGATTCCACCGGCGAGGGGCAAGCAGTGCCGGACGGCCCGGCGCTCTATGTGCCGCAGAACGCCAGCCCCTGGGCGCTGGGCCTGGCGGCGCAGGCGCTGATGGCGGCGCCGGAGCGGTCCCTGCCGGCCCTGCCCGGCGGGATGCTGCGCCTGGACCCCGTGGAGACGCTGGAGGTGACCCATGCCGATGGCGGTGTGCGTGCGGTGAGCGTGTGGGCGCTGTCGGGCACCAGTTTGAACCCGTCCTGGGTGCTGATGGACGGCGAGGATTTCTTCGGCACGGTGTCGCCGCGCTTTGCGGTGCTGGCGCAAGGGTTTGAGGGCGAGGATGCGCGCCTGCGCGAGCGGGCGGGGAATTACGAATCCGAACGCTATGGTGCCATCCAGGACCGTGTGGCGCGCCGCTATGAGACGCCGGTGCGTATCGCCAATGTGCGCGTGTTCGATCCCGAAGCGCTGGGCCTGACCGATCTGGTGTCGGTGCGCGTGGAGGGCGAGCGGATCGTGGCGGTGGAAGCGCCGGACGCGCGCGTGACCGGCGAGACGGTGATCGATGGCGCGGGCGGCACGCTGGTGCCGGGCCTGTTTGAAATGCATGCGCATTTGAGCGAGACGGCGGCGTTTCTGAACGTCGCGGCGGGCGTGACCAGCGTGCGCGATATGGGCAATGACAATGACAGCCTGGACCGGCTGGTGGCCGATATCGAGGCCGGGCGTGTGGCGGGGCCGCGCGTGTTCCGCAGCGCCTTCATCGAGGGGCGCAGCCCGTTCAACTCCAATTCCGGCGTGCTGGTGGATTCGGTGGAGGACGCGGTGGCCGCGGTCCACGATTATGCCGACCGGGGCGGGTTTCACCAGATCAAGATCTACAACTCCATGAGCCCGGACTGGATCCCCGAGGTGATCGCCGCGGCGCGTGAGCGCGAGATGCGGGTGTCGGGCCATGTGCCCGCCTTTACCAATGCCGATGCGATGATCGCAGCGGGCTATGACGAGATCACCCATATCAACCAGCTCATGCTGGGCTGGGTGCTGGAGGCGGACGAGGATACGCGCACGCTGCTCAGGCTGACCGCGCTCAAGCGCCTGCCGGAGCTTGATCTGGACAGCGCCGCCGTCAATGCGACCCTGGACGCCATGCAGGCGCGCGGCGTGGCGATTGATCCCACGCTGGTGATCCATGAATCGCTGCTTCTGTCGCGCAATGGCGTGATCAATCCGGGTGCGGTGGATTATATCGACCACATGCCGGTCTCGGTGCAGCGCTCGGCGCGCAGCGCCTGGGTGGAGATCGCCTCTGACGCGGATGACGCGGCCTATCGCGGCGCGTTCGACCAGATCATCGAAACCCTGCGGCGCATGCGCGACCGCGGGATTTTCCTGGTCCCCGGAACGGATACCGGCGGCTCCTTCACCTATCACCGCGAGCTGGAGCTGTATCAGGAGATCGGCATGAGCCCGGCGGAGATTCTCGCCTGGGCCGGTCATGGCATGGCGGAGTATCTGGGCGCGGGTGACGAGGTCGGCCGCATCGCGCCGGGCTATCTGGCGGATTTCTTCCTGATCCCCGGCGATCCCACGGCGGACCTGAAAGCCATCAAAACCATCGCCATGGTGGCCGCGGACGGGGTGATCTATTTCCCGGCGGATATCTACCCTGAATTCGGGATCCGCCCGTTTGTGGACGCGCCGGCGGTGAGCGTGGCGCAGTAG
- a CDS encoding oxaloacetate decarboxylase, translated as MTDLKSRLKNGPAVLAPGVYDALSALLVAEAGFEAAYLSGASIAYTQLGRPDLGLVSAKEVADTIARIHERTDIPLIVDADTGFGNALNVQRTVKTFERAGASAIQLEDQQLPKRCGHLSGKSLVSAQEMAGKVRAAVDARASETTLIIARTDAIAVEGFNAALDRAEAYLDAGADILFIEAPQDMAQMNAAAARFAGRAPLLANMVEGGRTPMRTLDDLSGAGYRLVITPGALVRALAFMARDFLKTLKTDGATARYRDRMLDFGQLNALLGIDEMKADGERYDAGEAPKAAE; from the coding sequence ATGACTGACCTCAAATCCCGCCTCAAAAACGGCCCCGCCGTCCTGGCGCCGGGCGTGTATGACGCGCTCAGCGCGCTTCTGGTGGCCGAGGCCGGGTTCGAGGCGGCGTATCTGTCGGGCGCCTCCATCGCCTACACCCAGCTGGGCCGCCCCGATCTGGGCCTGGTCAGCGCCAAGGAGGTAGCCGACACCATCGCGCGCATTCACGAGCGCACGGACATCCCCCTGATCGTTGACGCCGATACCGGCTTTGGCAATGCGCTCAACGTGCAGCGCACGGTCAAAACCTTTGAGCGCGCGGGCGCCAGCGCCATCCAGCTGGAAGACCAGCAATTGCCCAAGCGCTGCGGGCATCTGTCCGGCAAGTCGCTGGTCAGCGCACAGGAAATGGCCGGCAAGGTGCGCGCCGCGGTGGATGCGCGCGCCAGCGAGACCACCCTGATCATTGCGCGCACCGACGCCATCGCGGTGGAGGGCTTCAATGCCGCGCTGGACCGCGCCGAGGCGTATCTGGATGCGGGCGCCGACATCCTCTTCATCGAAGCGCCCCAGGACATGGCCCAGATGAACGCCGCCGCCGCCCGCTTCGCCGGCCGCGCCCCGCTGCTGGCCAATATGGTGGAGGGCGGGCGCACCCCGATGCGCACCCTCGATGATCTGTCCGGCGCCGGATACCGCCTGGTGATCACCCCCGGCGCCCTGGTGCGTGCCCTGGCCTTCATGGCCCGCGACTTCCTCAAAACCCTCAAAACCGACGGCGCCACAGCCCGGTACCGCGACCGCATGCTCGATTTCGGCCAGCTCAACGCCCTTCTGGGCATTGACGAGATGAAGGCCGACGGCGAGCGCTATGATGCCGGCGAAGCGCCCAAAGCTGCGGAGTGA
- the leuD gene encoding 3-isopropylmalate dehydratase small subunit (catalyzes the isomerization between 2-isopropylmalate and 3-isopropylmalate in leucine biosynthesis): MSVREGRAWVYGDGIDTDLLAPGHAMKKSPAELARHTLEAIDPHFAAHIKPGDMLVAGADLGIGSSREQAAISLKTLGVSAVIAKSFARIFYRNCMNIGLPAIVFDPAGRIHPGDTLRLDLAAGRLSNLARGETWPVPALPPHLMAMIEQGGLMASLTARFADPAARHPVPARPVPASGSLT, encoded by the coding sequence ATGAGTGTGCGCGAGGGCCGGGCCTGGGTCTATGGCGACGGGATCGACACCGATCTGCTGGCCCCCGGCCACGCCATGAAGAAAAGCCCGGCGGAGCTCGCCAGACACACGCTGGAAGCCATCGACCCCCATTTTGCAGCCCACATCAAGCCCGGCGACATGCTGGTGGCGGGCGCGGACCTCGGCATCGGATCGAGCCGGGAGCAGGCGGCGATCTCGCTGAAAACGCTGGGCGTTTCGGCGGTGATTGCGAAGAGCTTTGCGCGGATATTCTACCGCAACTGCATGAATATCGGCCTGCCCGCGATCGTGTTTGATCCGGCCGGCCGCATCCATCCCGGCGACACGCTGCGGCTGGATCTGGCCGCCGGGCGCCTGTCCAATCTGGCCAGGGGCGAGACCTGGCCGGTGCCGGCCCTGCCGCCCCACCTCATGGCCATGATCGAACAGGGCGGGCTGATGGCGAGCCTGACGGCCCGCTTTGCTGACCCCGCCGCCCGCCACCCGGTGCCCGCCCGGCCCGTCCCCGCTTCTGGGAGCCTCACATGA
- a CDS encoding 3-isopropylmalate dehydratase large subunit, translated as MAATLVEKIMARAAGRDTVSPGEIVTIAVDLAMAHDSSGPRRWQARLEALGTGLWDPSRVVIVSDHYVPAVDADSAAILQLTREFASDYGVKNFYDMKGICHVILPEHGHVKPGMVIAGGDSHTTNAGAFGAYAAGFGATDMTAIVATGETWTVIPETIRVQIAGALSAGVTAKDIMLALCRDLGMGNHFKVIEYAGTGVDTLDMEARTVLANMAAELGGETGLIAPDQTTLDHIRAHGGSVDDDAIERWRSDPDAACAQVFDLDASSLVPQVAAPHSPANSAGVDAHGGARIDQAYIGACVGAKLGDLHMAARVLKGRHVAPGVRLLVAPASSKVTAAAAKDGTLAALVEAGAVVLASGCGACAGLGAGLLAAGEVCISSTNRNFKGRMGHKDASVYLGSPYTVAASAIEGRIADPRPFLKDKRAAA; from the coding sequence ATGGCTGCAACCCTTGTAGAGAAGATCATGGCGCGCGCGGCCGGGCGTGACACAGTGTCGCCGGGCGAGATTGTAACCATCGCGGTGGATCTGGCGATGGCCCATGATTCGTCCGGGCCCAGGCGCTGGCAGGCGCGGCTGGAAGCGCTGGGGACCGGGCTCTGGGACCCGTCGCGGGTCGTGATCGTGTCCGATCACTATGTGCCGGCAGTGGATGCGGACTCAGCGGCCATCCTGCAGCTGACGCGTGAATTCGCGAGCGATTACGGCGTGAAGAATTTCTATGACATGAAGGGCATCTGCCATGTCATCCTGCCCGAGCATGGCCATGTGAAGCCGGGCATGGTGATTGCGGGCGGCGACAGCCATACCACAAATGCCGGTGCGTTCGGTGCCTATGCAGCCGGCTTCGGTGCCACCGACATGACCGCCATCGTGGCCACCGGCGAGACCTGGACCGTCATTCCTGAGACGATCCGCGTGCAGATCGCCGGAGCGCTCAGCGCGGGCGTCACCGCCAAGGACATCATGCTCGCCCTGTGCCGCGATCTGGGCATGGGCAATCATTTCAAGGTGATCGAGTACGCCGGCACCGGCGTGGACACTCTGGACATGGAGGCGCGCACCGTGCTGGCCAATATGGCTGCGGAGCTGGGCGGCGAAACCGGGCTGATCGCGCCGGACCAGACGACGCTCGATCACATCCGCGCCCATGGCGGCAGTGTCGACGACGACGCCATTGAGCGCTGGCGCTCCGATCCGGACGCAGCCTGTGCGCAGGTGTTTGATCTGGACGCCTCCTCGCTGGTGCCGCAAGTGGCCGCGCCGCATTCCCCGGCCAACAGCGCGGGCGTGGACGCCCATGGCGGGGCGCGGATTGATCAGGCCTATATCGGGGCCTGCGTGGGCGCGAAACTCGGCGATCTGCATATGGCGGCCAGGGTCCTGAAAGGTCGGCACGTAGCGCCGGGCGTGCGCCTGCTGGTGGCGCCGGCCTCATCCAAAGTCACGGCGGCCGCAGCGAAAGACGGCACGCTCGCGGCGCTGGTGGAGGCGGGCGCGGTGGTGCTCGCCTCGGGCTGCGGCGCGTGTGCGGGACTGGGTGCCGGCCTGCTGGCGGCCGGGGAGGTGTGCATCTCCTCGACCAACCGGAATTTCAAGGGCCGCATGGGCCACAAGGACGCGTCGGTGTATCTGGGCTCGCCCTACACCGTGGCGGCCAGCGCGATCGAGGGCCGCATCGCCGATCCGCGCCCCTTCCTCAAGGACAAGAGGGCCGCAGCATGA
- a CDS encoding acyl-CoA dehydrogenase, whose product MAALDAADNTPLSFSWEDPLHLEHQLNEEERMIAHSARAYCREKLMPRVISAYREERFDREIMTEMGALGLLGATVGEEYGGAGLSHVAYGLIAREVEAVDSGYRSAMSVQSSLVMYPIEAFGSEAQKRKYLPRLSTGEWVGCFGLTEPDGGSDPGAMRTTAKKVDGGYLLNGSKMWITNSPISDLAVVWAKLDGVIRGFIVERGVTGFDTPKIEGKMSLRASVTGSISLSDALVPEDALLPNVKGLRGPFSCLNKARYGIAWGAMGSAEFCWRAARDYAMERVVFGKPIAGTQLVQKKLADMQTEIALGYQGALRLGRLMDEGAYVPEAISMMKRNNCGKALAIAREARDIHGGNGIAEEYHILRHAVNLETVNTYEGTHDVHALILGRAQTGLQAFY is encoded by the coding sequence ATGGCCGCGCTGGACGCTGCAGATAACACCCCGTTGAGTTTCTCGTGGGAAGACCCGCTCCATCTCGAGCATCAGCTCAACGAGGAAGAGCGCATGATCGCGCACAGCGCGCGCGCCTATTGCCGTGAAAAACTCATGCCGCGTGTCATCAGCGCCTATCGTGAAGAGCGCTTCGACCGCGAGATCATGACCGAAATGGGCGCACTCGGCCTGCTCGGCGCAACCGTCGGCGAAGAGTATGGCGGGGCGGGTCTGTCCCACGTCGCCTACGGCCTGATCGCGCGCGAGGTCGAGGCGGTGGATTCCGGCTATCGCTCGGCCATGAGCGTGCAGTCCTCGCTGGTCATGTACCCGATCGAGGCATTCGGCAGCGAAGCCCAGAAACGCAAATACCTGCCCAGGCTCTCCACCGGCGAATGGGTCGGCTGCTTTGGTCTGACCGAGCCTGATGGCGGCTCCGATCCGGGTGCCATGCGCACCACGGCCAAAAAGGTCGATGGCGGCTATCTCCTGAACGGCTCGAAAATGTGGATCACCAACTCGCCGATCAGCGATCTTGCGGTGGTCTGGGCCAAGCTCGACGGCGTTATTCGCGGCTTCATCGTGGAGCGCGGCGTGACTGGCTTCGATACCCCGAAGATCGAGGGAAAGATGTCCCTGCGCGCGTCGGTTACCGGCTCGATCTCGCTGAGTGATGCGCTGGTCCCCGAAGACGCGCTGCTTCCCAATGTGAAGGGGCTGCGCGGGCCGTTCTCCTGCCTCAACAAGGCGCGCTACGGCATCGCCTGGGGCGCGATGGGATCGGCGGAGTTCTGCTGGCGCGCCGCGCGCGACTACGCGATGGAGCGGGTCGTGTTCGGCAAGCCTATCGCCGGCACCCAGCTGGTGCAGAAAAAGCTCGCTGACATGCAGACCGAGATCGCGCTGGGCTATCAGGGCGCGCTGCGTCTGGGCCGCCTGATGGACGAAGGTGCCTACGTGCCCGAAGCCATCTCCATGATGAAGCGCAATAATTGCGGCAAGGCGCTGGCCATCGCCCGCGAGGCGCGTGACATCCATGGCGGCAACGGTATAGCCGAGGAATATCACATCCTGCGCCACGCGGTGAATCTGGAGACGGTCAACACCTATGAGGGCACCCACGATGTGCATGCCCTCATACTGGGCCGCGCCCAGACCGGGTTGCAGGCGTTTTACTGA